In Bacteroidota bacterium, the following proteins share a genomic window:
- a CDS encoding glycosyltransferase family 1 protein, translating to MKIAYFNANLKVGQDGVTRCVYKMLDGALARDHQAIGITATLPVGQTPVPVYGVPSVVLPLQKNYRIALPGYQPFAKYLQDFQPDIIHINSPCTLGFAAVKYARHFGIPVVATYHTHFPTYPRYYNLTSLEDLTWRLLRRLYNTVDRTLVPTTPILEELRDHGVKRLQYLPNGVDTATFNPMYRSDEWRRRFGGGEKPIVLFVSRLVWEKDLRVLSDTFRELQSKRSDFELVIVGDGHARQELETMMPGAHFLGYQSGRILSESFASADMFVFPSTTETFGLVTLEAMASGLAPVAAKVGGAVEIIQEGSSGLFAEPLSSSDLTRKVEWLLDNPNHRKVIADHALARAQEYRWERILDQLFESYSEVIEEFRLRRFPRAA from the coding sequence ATGAAAATCGCCTATTTCAATGCCAACTTGAAAGTCGGACAGGACGGAGTGACCCGTTGCGTCTATAAAATGCTCGATGGAGCCTTAGCCCGCGACCATCAGGCAATCGGTATCACCGCAACGCTTCCTGTCGGTCAAACGCCCGTTCCGGTGTACGGCGTCCCTTCGGTCGTCCTGCCGCTCCAAAAAAATTATCGTATCGCGCTCCCCGGCTATCAGCCCTTTGCAAAGTACTTGCAGGATTTCCAGCCGGACATCATTCACATTAACAGCCCGTGTACGCTCGGCTTCGCCGCGGTGAAATATGCCAGGCATTTCGGCATTCCTGTCGTCGCAACCTATCATACGCATTTCCCGACATATCCGCGGTACTACAACCTTACGAGCCTTGAGGATCTGACGTGGCGCTTGCTCCGACGGTTATACAATACCGTCGACCGGACACTTGTGCCGACCACTCCGATCCTCGAAGAACTTCGCGACCACGGCGTTAAACGGCTCCAGTACCTGCCGAACGGAGTCGACACGGCGACTTTCAATCCGATGTACCGCTCAGACGAGTGGAGACGAAGATTTGGCGGCGGTGAAAAACCGATCGTCCTGTTTGTCAGCAGGCTCGTGTGGGAAAAAGACCTGCGCGTTCTTTCCGATACTTTTCGTGAACTTCAATCGAAGCGTTCTGATTTTGAATTGGTCATCGTCGGCGACGGCCATGCCCGCCAGGAATTGGAAACGATGATGCCGGGAGCTCATTTTCTGGGCTACCAATCGGGGAGAATCCTGTCAGAAAGTTTTGCTTCGGCCGATATGTTTGTCTTTCCGTCGACGACGGAGACCTTCGGCCTTGTCACACTGGAAGCGATGGCGTCCGGACTCGCTCCTGTTGCGGCAAAAGTCGGAGGTGCGGTAGAGATCATTCAGGAAGGGAGCTCGGGATTGTTTGCCGAGCCATTGAGCAGCTCCGACCTGACGAGAAAAGTCGAATGGCTTCTCGACAACCCCAATCACAGAAAGGTCATTGCAGACCATGCACTCGCTCGTGCACAAGAGTATCGGTGGGAACGAATTCTCGACCAGCTTTTTGAGAGTTACTCAGAGGTTATCGAGGAATTCCGTCTCCGACGTTTCCCGCGCGCAGCCTGA
- a CDS encoding metallophosphoesterase, whose protein sequence is MATTSPAGPSFTIAHISDPHLSRQFYREHIKSFKILLRTILDQGCDHLVITGDIVSTGDPNDYYLARTILTTFGLMDSKKLTIVPGNHDVFGGPHRAVDVLSFPRHIRTIDYRRRLALFEEAFAETFVGVKKLNGDNLFPFIKEVGPYSIIGLNSILPWSLWDNPLGSNGMLSDEQVTALAQLPPDDAFRGTMPLVAIHHHFNDLNDASTDSSLWRKIESKTMRMKRRRKTLKLFASLGVQAVLHGHVHRNELYEQYGVKLANGAGAVCDDPVSMLKYNRLTFEGGKTLVEINTLPIAFQTPSTALSFHHFRSAEPLPSAAHV, encoded by the coding sequence TTGGCAACAACAAGCCCCGCCGGACCCTCATTTACCATCGCTCATATCTCCGACCCTCATCTCAGCAGACAGTTCTATCGGGAACACATCAAGTCTTTCAAAATTCTTCTGCGGACAATTCTTGACCAGGGGTGCGACCATCTGGTGATCACCGGAGACATCGTCAGCACCGGCGATCCAAACGATTACTATCTGGCCCGGACGATCCTCACGACATTTGGTTTGATGGACAGCAAGAAGCTCACGATCGTCCCCGGCAATCACGACGTCTTCGGCGGTCCGCATCGCGCAGTCGACGTCCTCAGTTTCCCGCGCCATATCCGTACGATCGATTACCGCCGACGCCTTGCACTTTTTGAGGAGGCGTTCGCGGAGACCTTCGTCGGAGTGAAAAAACTGAACGGCGACAACTTGTTTCCCTTCATCAAAGAGGTCGGGCCGTATTCGATCATCGGATTGAATTCTATTCTTCCCTGGTCATTATGGGATAATCCGCTCGGCTCAAATGGAATGCTGAGCGACGAGCAGGTGACGGCGTTGGCGCAATTGCCGCCAGACGATGCTTTTCGGGGTACGATGCCTCTCGTAGCAATTCATCATCATTTCAACGATCTGAACGATGCCTCGACAGACAGCAGTCTCTGGCGTAAGATCGAATCGAAAACGATGCGGATGAAACGGCGCCGCAAAACGCTCAAACTTTTTGCATCGCTCGGCGTGCAGGCGGTGCTCCACGGCCACGTCCATCGGAATGAATTGTATGAGCAGTATGGAGTGAAGCTGGCGAACGGCGCCGGTGCCGTTTGCGATGATCCTGTGAGCATGCTGAAGTATAATCGTCTGACGTTTGAAGGGGGAAAAACCCTCGTGGAGATCAACACGCTGCCGATCGCGTTTCAAACTCCATCGACGGCATTGTCCTTTCATCATTTTCGGTCCGCAGAGCCGCTTCCCAGCGCTGCCCATGTCTAA
- the aroB gene encoding 3-dehydroquinate synthase, whose product MTNPRVRTIRVPLGNRSYPIYIGPHVISSVGSLFKRHRMPKTAVIITDSRVAKLYLRQVERGLTSSGFSVRSVVIPPGEAQKSLQRADAIYSKLLRWKVERQSSVVALGGGVVGDLAGFVASTYQRGVQLVQMPTTLLAQVDSSVGGKVGINHPLGKNMVGSFYQPAFVAADISTLDTLPTREIVCGLGEVVKYGMIMDEKFFSYAVKNIDAALSKNEHVLEHLVAECCRMKAYVVSHDERERNLRAILNFGHTIGHALEHAGGYRLLKHGEAVLLGMVAETFAALQLGCITRSEAGKIESAILSIPLPQKARMKFSAPSLLATMRVDKKVSDGKIRLVLPEKVGKVTLPVAVGEKTILASLSYLSGFLTSLE is encoded by the coding sequence GAACGATACGCGTTCCCCTTGGCAATCGAAGCTATCCGATCTATATCGGTCCGCATGTCATTTCGTCCGTCGGGTCCCTGTTTAAACGACATCGCATGCCGAAGACGGCCGTCATTATTACCGACTCGCGCGTTGCAAAGCTCTATTTACGGCAGGTCGAGAGGGGCCTTACCTCATCGGGCTTCAGCGTTCGTTCTGTAGTGATTCCTCCCGGAGAGGCACAAAAAAGTTTACAACGAGCGGACGCGATTTATTCCAAGCTGCTTCGGTGGAAGGTTGAGCGCCAGTCGTCTGTCGTCGCGTTGGGGGGAGGGGTCGTCGGCGATCTCGCCGGTTTTGTCGCGTCGACGTATCAACGGGGCGTGCAACTCGTTCAGATGCCCACAACGCTTCTTGCCCAGGTCGATTCCTCCGTCGGAGGGAAGGTCGGAATCAACCACCCGCTCGGTAAAAATATGGTAGGCTCGTTCTATCAGCCGGCGTTTGTTGCCGCGGATATTTCCACGCTCGATACGCTTCCGACGCGAGAGATCGTCTGCGGCCTTGGCGAAGTGGTTAAATACGGCATGATCATGGATGAGAAATTCTTCTCATATGCCGTCAAGAATATTGACGCAGCGCTATCAAAAAATGAGCACGTCCTTGAGCATCTCGTCGCGGAATGCTGCCGCATGAAAGCGTATGTTGTCTCGCATGATGAACGGGAGAGGAACCTTCGTGCGATCCTGAATTTCGGCCACACGATCGGGCATGCGTTGGAGCATGCCGGAGGGTATCGGCTGCTCAAACACGGCGAGGCGGTTCTATTGGGGATGGTTGCCGAAACTTTTGCCGCACTTCAGCTTGGATGTATCACCCGCTCCGAGGCCGGGAAGATTGAAAGCGCTATCCTCTCCATTCCCCTGCCGCAGAAAGCGCGCATGAAATTCTCGGCGCCGTCACTCCTTGCTACAATGCGCGTCGACAAAAAGGTCTCCGATGGAAAAATTAGACTGGTGTTGCCGGAAAAGGTCGGGAAGGTAACGCTTCCCGTCGCCGTCGGCGAGAAAACGATCCTCGCTTCCCTTTCTTATCTCAGCGGATTCCTCACTTCCCTTGAGTGA
- a CDS encoding YdeI/OmpD-associated family protein translates to MDVGKTLYAPDRKRWRSWLSKNHKTAQDIWLIYFKKESGKKRIPYNDAVEEALCYGWIDSIVKPRDAESWVQRFTPRRKGSPLSELNKERVRRLIKAKKMTRYGLESIRHHMERKLSGKTALKEFTLPKDILRVLKSDPVVWRNFQGFSVSYKRIRIGWIDGVRRRPDVFQQRLRYFIKMTAQNKKFGMVR, encoded by the coding sequence ATGGATGTCGGAAAGACTTTATACGCGCCGGACAGGAAGCGCTGGCGGTCATGGTTGTCGAAAAATCACAAGACCGCCCAAGATATTTGGCTGATCTATTTCAAAAAAGAGAGCGGAAAAAAGCGGATACCGTATAACGACGCTGTCGAAGAGGCGTTGTGTTACGGATGGATCGACAGCATTGTAAAACCGCGCGATGCTGAAAGCTGGGTGCAGCGGTTTACTCCGCGAAGAAAGGGAAGCCCCCTTTCCGAATTGAACAAAGAACGCGTTCGCCGGCTCATCAAAGCGAAAAAGATGACGCGTTACGGTTTGGAGAGCATCCGTCATCACATGGAAAGGAAGCTCTCGGGCAAAACAGCATTAAAAGAATTTACTCTTCCCAAAGACATTCTTCGCGTGCTTAAGTCCGACCCAGTTGTGTGGAGGAATTTCCAGGGATTTTCGGTGTCGTACAAGCGTATACGCATCGGCTGGATTGACGGAGTCAGGCGAAGGCCCGATGTATTTCAACAGCGCCTCCGTTATTTCATCAAGATGACCGCTCAGAATAAAAAATTTGGGATGGTCCGGTAG
- a CDS encoding aminotransferase class I/II-fold pyridoxal phosphate-dependent enzyme encodes MKNPTLSDRLSAYEDKWESAWEEFTQDETLQVDPATLEKVAGEFSERMKDNYPFFHPRYAGQMLKPPHPIAAAAYQMAMRNNPNNHALDGGPATAKMEIEVVADLAKMFGYKTHLGHLTSSGTIANLEALWVSRSLHPSKSIAFSSSAHYTHKRMCEVIKADAIEIPSDAYGRIDCDELERELKTGKVGTVVATIGTTSLGALDPLDQIIPLCRRYHVRIHADAAYGGFFMLLARQKSPLVNAAPYLHLFECDSIVVDPHKHGLQPYGCGCILFSDPSVGRFYKHDSPYTYFTSDALHLGEISLECSRPGAAAAALWFTLRCIPLLPDSGLGAILTKTRKSALEFSRQIASSKRLNEFVKPELDIVTYFPNPESPAASRISQLSEKIFSDAMHHPSNPLYLALLHVSSGLAKKLHPHISADTQTMTVLRSALMKPEHLGFVPQLVKELEELTAKGME; translated from the coding sequence ATGAAAAATCCAACTCTGTCTGACCGCTTATCAGCTTATGAAGACAAGTGGGAATCAGCATGGGAAGAATTTACGCAGGATGAGACTCTGCAGGTTGATCCGGCAACGTTGGAGAAAGTCGCCGGCGAATTTTCAGAAAGGATGAAGGACAATTACCCTTTCTTTCATCCTCGCTATGCCGGACAAATGCTGAAGCCGCCTCATCCGATCGCCGCAGCAGCGTATCAAATGGCGATGAGAAACAATCCAAACAACCACGCTCTCGACGGGGGACCGGCGACGGCCAAAATGGAAATCGAGGTTGTTGCGGACCTTGCAAAAATGTTTGGATATAAAACTCATCTTGGACATCTCACGAGCAGCGGTACCATCGCAAATCTTGAAGCTCTCTGGGTGTCGCGTTCGCTCCATCCAAGCAAGTCGATCGCCTTTTCTTCTTCGGCTCACTACACTCACAAACGAATGTGCGAGGTCATCAAAGCAGATGCCATTGAGATCCCCAGCGATGCCTATGGCAGGATCGATTGCGACGAGCTCGAACGAGAGTTAAAAACCGGGAAGGTTGGAACTGTGGTCGCTACGATCGGTACAACGTCCCTCGGTGCACTCGACCCTCTCGATCAAATAATCCCCCTCTGCCGCCGGTATCACGTGCGCATCCATGCCGACGCCGCCTATGGGGGGTTCTTTATGCTCCTGGCTCGGCAAAAATCACCGCTCGTCAATGCGGCTCCGTACCTGCATCTTTTCGAATGCGACAGTATCGTCGTCGACCCGCACAAGCACGGACTGCAGCCGTACGGCTGCGGATGCATCTTATTCAGCGATCCGTCGGTCGGAAGGTTCTACAAACATGATTCGCCGTACACATATTTTACGTCGGATGCTTTACACCTCGGGGAGATCAGCCTCGAATGTTCCCGCCCCGGGGCTGCGGCAGCGGCTCTTTGGTTCACGCTCCGATGCATTCCCCTTTTACCCGACAGCGGACTGGGGGCCATTTTGACCAAAACGAGAAAAAGCGCTCTTGAATTTTCGAGACAAATTGCCTCGAGCAAACGGCTCAATGAATTTGTGAAGCCGGAGCTGGATATCGTCACGTATTTCCCCAATCCTGAATCGCCGGCCGCCTCCCGCATCTCTCAGCTTTCAGAAAAAATATTTTCGGATGCAATGCATCATCCATCAAATCCGCTCTATCTGGCTCTGCTCCATGTCAGCTCCGGCCTGGCAAAAAAACTCCATCCGCACATCAGCGCCGACACACAGACGATGACGGTCTTGCGCAGCGCATTGATGAAGCCCGAGCATCTTGGGTTTGTGCCGCAGCTTGTTAAGGAATTAGAGGAGTTAACTGCAAAGGGGATGGAGTAA
- a CDS encoding haloacid dehalogenase-like hydrolase yields MLPVHLKYQLELLENRANKLAEGRTKTALFDLDNTLLVGDIGEAVFVQLLADGHPLKCTWEEYQSFLRRDISAAYRLVVESMAGLTVHEVEEVTMKVLKSPGSIVKYGKAQIPAPKPHPGMKKLLAQLRKLRYTIYVISASNRISVRVAAEEFFGIPPECSFGIEAKIVGGRLSATLIKPYPIGAGKKDVYHKHIGMSAPLVTATDSINDMEMLSLTDPAGLSLWVGKNRSEFKAMKEQLGQPQRFCFVQRPRNYSLMKRVRTLGEQRTSDVVSSTVFAEM; encoded by the coding sequence ATGCTCCCCGTACATCTCAAATATCAGCTCGAGCTGCTGGAAAACCGCGCGAATAAGCTTGCAGAGGGGCGGACAAAGACCGCCCTCTTCGACCTCGATAACACCCTTCTTGTCGGCGATATCGGCGAAGCGGTATTTGTCCAGCTGCTGGCGGACGGGCATCCATTGAAATGCACGTGGGAAGAATATCAGTCGTTTCTCCGCCGCGATATCTCGGCGGCGTACCGCCTGGTTGTCGAATCGATGGCCGGATTGACGGTCCATGAAGTCGAAGAGGTCACGATGAAGGTTCTTAAAAGCCCCGGCTCGATCGTCAAATACGGAAAGGCGCAGATACCCGCTCCAAAGCCCCATCCCGGTATGAAAAAGCTCCTTGCGCAGCTTCGTAAGCTCAGATACACTATCTACGTTATTTCCGCCAGCAACCGTATTTCGGTGCGTGTCGCTGCCGAGGAATTTTTCGGGATTCCCCCCGAATGTTCATTTGGAATCGAGGCAAAAATTGTCGGCGGCCGCCTTTCAGCGACTCTCATCAAACCGTATCCGATCGGTGCTGGGAAGAAGGATGTCTATCATAAGCACATTGGCATGTCGGCGCCCCTTGTAACCGCGACCGACTCCATCAACGACATGGAAATGCTTTCGTTGACCGACCCGGCCGGCCTTTCACTGTGGGTGGGAAAAAATCGTTCTGAGTTCAAAGCGATGAAGGAACAGCTCGGACAGCCGCAGCGTTTCTGCTTTGTTCAACGCCCCCGAAATTATAGTTTGATGAAGAGGGTGCGGACTTTGGGGGAACAGCGCACCAGCGATGTCGTTTCATCGACGGTCTTTGCAGAAATGTGA